A segment of the Branchiostoma floridae strain S238N-H82 chromosome 10, Bfl_VNyyK, whole genome shotgun sequence genome:
TCTTACGCCTTCTCCTTCGACGGAGCCAAGACGAACCCTTGTGGAGTCTTCGAGGACTTTCTGTCCGGTAAAAACAAGTTGGTGTGCCTTGGAAAGCTGGTGTTACAACTTGTGGGTGCCACGCTGGCTCCCAAGGCGGCGTATTTGTTATGGACCATAGAGCTGAGTCCGGCTCACGCCCTCAAGGCGCAACAAGACGTCTGTGTCTCGGTGTTAAACACTGGAATGGCCGCAGGAATGTTCGCAGAGGGCCTGGCCACATTCCTGACCAGATGGGGCAGTTGGAAGTTGCGAGATTTCGGGGTGAACTATGACATATATCTGGGGGCGGCGCTGTCTACCTGTGTCGTGCTAGCAGGTATTTGTTTTAAGTAGTGAACTTTGACCAGTGTAGGGCTAGGGGTACCGAATAGTACCCCTATATCATTTCCGATACATTGCCGATGTAACTTCTTATCCGTGGAAATGTaaggctgttgttttttaattatTAACGAAAGCTGACACTATCAATAGTATCATGTGAATCATTGACGGTGCAGATTTAACCTCGACCAGAAGGGGGAGTGGCTGTCTACAGTGCGACCAGTAATTGTGCGAAATTCTTCACGTGTCCTTTGACGCAAGTTAAGCTCAAGGGCAACAAATTTGAGGCTTAAAGTAGAAACAGCTGCGAAGAGCGCGAGGCCAAACAGTGAAACAGTGAAAACAGGTCGTTAGCTGTATAGAAAAATCTCATTCGTTTTTAAATGCCATAGCTGTAACATTAttccttaaacttaaagaaatTCCACGTACAATCTTGTGCAATGCTCGTACAATCTAACGTTAAAAAACAACATACTGGGCATAAATCTTTGGTAATATTTCATATGTAGCTGTTACTTGGTCAACACAACATGTGATCGTAAACATTGATAAACACGCAATATctgtttgttatttgtttttcaaaacgtGTAGCATTGACACCGGCAATGCCGGAGGTATGGTGTTTACCTTTATAGTAACATGTTCAAAGCTATATCATGACAAAACGAGAGCGTTTTGTCCAACATTGGTTAAGTTAGACCCTTCTGATACCCAGTAGCCTACCTGACAGCGCTTGGGTGGCGCAGAGTACTCTTCATCAGTGCTAACAATTAAGATCATGGGCATTGAGGTACCCCTCCCCCGGCATGTCATTGCCACGTACATTCTAGCTCCGTTGCCGCGTGCTTTGCTTGTAAAATGTGCGTGCTTAGCGCCTACAAGATTACACACAACGTCAGCTCACACTTCCTTGACGTCAGAGTACTAGTACCTTGGAGCAACAGCGAGAAATGTCTTCCATCCTTGTTACATGACACTCAATAACCTCTAACCTAAAGTCGTCAGAAATGGTACTCAGCGCCACTACACTCCCTGATGACAGGGAGACTAGCGAGACACCTGCTGTTTCATGATTACGGAGAAACTGTATGTTTCCATGACAACTATCAATTATGCACTGTGAACCCTTTCTCGTTGACCTCCGACAGGGTACCCGTGTTCGGTTGTTTCTGTGTGCACGCATCCATACCTCAAGATCCTTTTGACGTATTTGTATTTAAAGACCCCCTAGCAATATTTTCGGTGACTGCATCCATTACGGGCCGACTTCCCCTTCTGAGAGTATTATGGTATAGTCTAAACACAGCTGGCCTGTCCGGttgggtcaatgacctcaatacGGAACTCCAAGCTTGTTGTGCATCAGCTGACACATACAAGACTTGGGCTATTTCCAGAGAACTTCCGAGCTCATCTAAGAAATGAGTCCTATGGCATTAAAGCCTGAGTACCACCCTCCGAagtgcttgctaaccacggaagcgaaagtagtgagccagcggtcactatggaggatggtactcaggctaatggCATTAAGAAATTTTAAGAAAAACTTTCACGAGGGTATAACTTGAgatatttcatttcttgtttttgttgtccTCACAACACATCctgaatgaaatatttgcataattctcTTCAATATGAATATAGAATCATAATTTATTTTTTGCCGTTTTTGCAGGTGCCAGTTGGACCGGTATGATGTTCAACCCCGCCCTGGCCGTGTCCATGACGTACGGATGTAAGGGAGAGTCCATTATCGATCACGTGGTGGTGTACTGGATCGGCCCTCTCATCGCCACCGCCCTCTCCTACTTCCTACACTTCGGAACCGTCCCCGTCCTCCAAGCCGAAAAGGTCAAGACCACATAAGAAGATAGATGGAGAGACttaaaggaaaagaaaattCTTACGCCGTCAGTGATTGAGTAGAAGATGGTTTATGAAACATCACAACTGAGATTACAAAATTTTACACTTTCATAAAAAGGAATTCAAACCGGTATGTCGCACAAGTCATGCAGAGATAAAGTACATGTCTTCCACGGTTTACAATTCTGTCAAGGAACATCTAAGACTGGTCTTAGTGATTGACTTAACTTGATAACATACATATTTCAACTCAGAAATGCATGCATGTGACTGTTTTATCTCATTGTAATTAATGCATGATATTTAATGGATTTCGTAAATAATTCTATTTGGTAAATAACATTTTTCGTAGCAACAAACCTTGGGAAAAACAGAACTATGCAAGTGTTTTAATTAGATGCTCATGCCGCAAGTGCAAATGGCAATGAATCAAACTTCTCTGTTATTTTGGGTGTTGGGATGGTGATCATGGGCGGATTACAGTATATATCTGATGTATACCTCACAAGTACGATGTTTGAAATAATGGTGATGatggtacaaaataaacaacatctGACACATCAATGAGTCTTGTATGGTGGTGACTTTTACAGTTAAGTTGGTGTCCACTATGTATACACTTCCACTATCACTAGCCTGGTAACAACTCCATGATATTAGTGCTGAAAGTGTTGTCTGCCCACCCAGTTCATTAGCACAAACCAGGGATTTTTATGTGGGTGGTTTCAATTACTTCTGCAGAAGAAAGGACAACTAGAAAGATGAATTTAAGCTGACAGAAACAAACCAATACGCAGTAGAATTTGGGCTTGTAAAAGACCCCTAAACTAGCCCTTTAGAATGGTTTCGCTGAGTTATCCATTGATAAAGCCATTGTATTAGTGTAACTCAAAAACATTAGGACAGTTTCCGCAAAAGCAGTTTAAAGTGAAATGGTGTAAAATAGAGTATGACtatgacacaaaaaaaaaaacaatacaaaatcaaTAAACATTAGATCTAGAATAATCACGATCATTTTAGGCAGAATACTTCACAGCTTTAATCTGAAAGTTATCCTTTCAATGGTCACACATCATCTTGTCCCTCTATAAATATCTGCAACTAAGCACAAATTCAGCTCCAACAGTAACTCATTTCATATTTATATGGTAATGATACAGCTCTAAGTATCCAACCTCATGTATTTACCAAACAATACACATGACCTTAGACCTTTCCATGCCAATGACATAATAGTTTTCTACTTAACCGAACATAAGCAATGCACCCACATACACGCATATTTGCTCTTACTCTTGATGAGAGCAGTTTCTGTCAAAAGTGGACAATTCAGGTTGACCACAGGTGTCGCTTATCTGACTGTAATTTCAAGAAGCCTTAAATGGCCCATTTTCACATCACTGAAGATCCCGGGCACTATCACACTATTTGGCACTCCATTCTATTGCATTCCTCTTCCAGCAAAAAACAGACATATTTTCTGAACATataacccaacacacttatgaAGAGGAGTAGGGGTGATCTTGTGGTTGTTGAAAGCGTAAGCTGTGGCAAGGCTGTATGATATTGCACTACCAGCTACagaaaaagcatcatgcttcgTCCTGTGTGAGATTGGCTGATTTACATAGATTTTTGAGATATCTGATGAATCCTTGGAGAGGAGATGGACACTGCCAGGGATTAAACTGCCTGCAGTTCACAAAAGTAAGAAGATGAATCAGATACATGGTAGCTTAAAATACTATGCTTTACTTGTTTCAAGGGTAGCAGTGAATGCTACCTGTTCATGATCAAGCTATCAGCCCCCTCCCCTACTACCAAACCCTAGTACATATTTCCTCTTGCACATAACAGATTACTGTACCTACGGATTCAGAAATGATTGTACTGCACTTAACAATATCAATTGCACTGAGGCTGATATTTATGACACACTTTTCTACTGCTCACTTTTGGTTGTTTTTGGCTTAATGATGCAGATTTTTACTGATACTGAATACGTCAAGCTTCGCAACCATAGTACAACCATGAAACAACTCATGAAGCTTCATCATGTAGCACAATtctgctgtaacagttgttggTTTTGCTAGTTACCTTCTTTCTGCAATTAATACTGCAGCCGTTCTACAAATCTTACAGTATTCATGGACAACCTTTTAGaatgtgtttgaaatgtttgtgcACACATAGTCTTAATTCTACTGGCTCTGCGAATGAGGCATTGCAAAAAAAGAGACATCGTTTGAGTGTCGACTTAAGCCCATAAGAAGTAACGTAACTGTTGGCACTAGTCACGCTTGGTGACCGTGATCCAGATCTCCTCGAGTGGGCGCGTGACGCATCCGTGCCAAGGCGTGACCACCTGTCCGTCCACCAGATGGAGCTTGAACTGTCGGCACAGGATGGACAGGAACACTGATGTCTCAATGTAGGAGAACCTGTAGCCTGGGGGAGGGGGAAAAATTCTTAGCAGAGTCTCAAAAGACCAGGCGCATGCCACGTGCAAAAGTTAGAGTTGGTGTTATAATGAAGCGCATCTAGCTGTAAAATCCTGTAGTCGGTGTAGCAAACTCTGCTGTCaaggggctgtaactggcccctccacgcaggaggccggcggatgttggacGGGCTGCTATGAGCGAGATTAATCAGGCTGTAAAACCCTGTAGCTGATTCAAACTCAAGACTTGCATGAGATGTCTGAGGACCCCATCTGTGTGCaagcatgtctaaccttcgCCTGACGGAGAATAGATGTAAGATGATAAACCTGATAGTGAGTGTGTATGAGTCACATGCACTCTTGTCTAGCTGTGGGTACCTATTTTTTGGCTGTGGGTGCACTAGTGCATGTAGATGTTTCTGTATACCAGCCAcccagcaaatttccatcccaatGGTACAAATGCCCTGgtacaaatacaaaaaatacaaaaaataaatcCAACAGATANNNNNNNNNNNNNNNNNNNNNNNNNNNNNNNNNNNNNNNNNNNNNNNNNNNNNNNNNNNNNNNNNNNNNNNNNNNNNNNNNNNNNNNNNNNNNNNNNNNNNNNNNNNNNNNNNNNNNNNNNNNNNNNNNNNNNNNNNNNNNNNNNNNNNNNNNNNNNNNNNNNNNNNNNNNNNNNNNNNNNNNNNNNNNNNNNNNNNNNNNNNNNNNNNNNNNNNNNNNNNNNNNNNNNNNNNNNNNNNNNNNNNNNNNNNNNNNNNNNNNNNNNNNNNNNNNNNNNNNNNNNNNNNNNNNNNNNNNNNNNNNNNNNNNNNNNNNNNNNNNNNNNNNNNNNNNNNNNNNNNNNNNNNNNNNNNNNNNNNNNNNNNNNNNNNNNTACAGATCTGAAATAGTATCAAAGTATCATACAGGTAATGAATCTCATTTTACACTTAgtcatataaaaaaaagttatgaaacaCAGTTATATTTAAGGttgaaaatattgtgtttttaaAGGCTTATGGCAGCTGCCATCATGTTAATAAAATATTTGGGAAAGATGAAAAGTAAGTACATTAGTAtctatgatacaatgtatacatgcaaatacaaaaaaagtagaCCAGTTCTTTGATTAGCTCAACTAGCTATTTTCTTGACCACCGAAATGTCTAAAATTTTAAACTTACTTGTTTGGCTCTGGCCAAATCCTCTCATCTTGGAGAACAACTCCAAAAGCGTGAATAACTGGGGTCTGcaaaatatatatgtttttgtTAATAATATAGTCATTTACAGATACAGTATTTATTAACTTTTCTCTTGAGAAAGTAATTGTAATTAgtcttcgggcatgattttgcaaatcaaTATCTCTAAAGATAGCCTACGTTGCAGGCTctgaacggggctgtttttttttattcgggaGAAGGGAGCTCTGTTTTGGAATGGGGCAAAACtaccttccacagcaaactccatTTCAACCTTGAAAATCGTAACCACCCCAGCACAGCCCCCCCCAACACCACAAAACACCCCCCACACACAAACCCCCACAGCCCCAAAACCTACCCCAAGTAAAAATTAGCCCTGGTCGGAGCCTGCAATGGAGGCTAATAAAATCAAACGTCCTTGCTGCTGCAAATATCACATTGTGTAacagtttgaaaatgttgctttgTTACCTTGGCTGGCACAATGTGGCCTCCGATTTCAGCATCCAAGTCCATGTAACGTGCCCCCCATGGGGTGATTACGGCACAGCGCAACGACTCGTCAAGAACCTGACGTAGGTACCTACAGATGAACATTAGCATTCGCCATGAATTAATCAGCTGTAGGCATCAATGCACTACATTCACCTCGCTGCAGTTTTAGCTACATTTTGTCTCATTTCTcgattttgtacatgtaacaacctCTGCATAAGGTCTACCTGATCATAGTGGTCCCTTGGATGATTTTTATCCCTAACACAAGCAGGTTCTGAAGATTGTAAAAAGACAGGCTGTGAATGGCTTTACATTGACTAGGCTTCTTACATTATCAAACATTCTTAAAACAGAATCAGTGTCTTAATATACATGTGTCGCTTGTTGCATGTATTGCCTGTTATATTTTACTGACTGATAtgttcaattttcaaaaatggAATACTGGACCTTTTCAATAGTTCATTTCAAATATTCTTACACTAGTTGTGAAAAATGTTGTCAGGGGTGACAGgtattaagaatcctgtcaTGCTGAACACCTTTCCACAAAGACCATTTTTTTCAGTCTAATTGTTAGGGCTCTTACACTAGTTGTGAGATGTTGTCAGGGGTGACTTCTCCTTTCTTCCCCAAGACATCGCTCAGTTCCTGGTACAGTTTCTCCTCTACCTCCTCATGAGTGGCAATGAAGTACAGGGCCCATGTCAGCACTAAGGAACATGGCACAGAAAGTATCATCTGCATTAAAAATATGATATGTGAAAGTACAAGTAACATACTGAATCAGCTTAGCTCAAATAAACTTGATGAACAGTTGAGCTACGCTTGTACaagttgtgacagagaagaggGATGCCATGGCATGTGAAGTACTTTCAAGGCTTTGACTTAATTTGTCATTAATCTTTGATGGTTCATTTCCTTTATTGTTAACCTTGGCGGGTTGGGAACAGATCTGCAGACACAGATTTGTAGCAGTTGGCTTTTCTTCCCGTTTAGCAACATGTTGTTGGTGTCAGCCCACGAGTCGAGATGAGATGTTTCTTCCTCAAGCGTTTTATCCACGATGGCTTGGGGTAGTGAAAGAGTTCTGGACATTCCGACATCGTCCGCGTAGCCCACGTTCATAGTGTCAGGGTGAACCGTTGTCCTCGAGCTCATAAAGAGCAGAAAAAGGTACGGGGACAGCACACCACCTTGTGGGACACCAGATGTCGGCTCCTTCCAGGAACTGGCCACGCCGTTGACTACTACCCTCTGACGCCGACCGCTGAGGTAGCTGTGGATCCAAGACACCATGCTTGGACTAGCCTGGATATCGATCACACGCTGTAGCAGTATGGCATGATCGACTCGATCAAAGGCTTTGGACATGTCAGCAAACAAAGCTCTGACCAGGGTTGGCTTCTTAGAATCCAACGCAGTTAGCCAAGTTTGTACCATACGCACAAGAGCGATCGTAGTTGAAGAGCCCCTCATGTACGCGTACTGGTCTTTAATGACGGCGCGTAGGGAAGGAAGAAGTCTCTTCAGGATGCATCGCTCCATCAGCTTAGCCAGCACAGACAGCAGAGAGATGGGTCTCATGTCGCAAACATCAAACAATCTTTGGAAACACTTGGATGCAGGAGAAGTTTCAAAGTGATTGTTACCCCCTGGTAGGCTACTCTAATTTTGTAATAGATTAAACATAGCACACGACCAGCAAATGTGTTAGTTGAGGCTATACTTAATTGAGCAAAAAAGATTAAGATTATGTTACATTTTGATACTCACAGTTTCCAGAAGTATGGAATCCTCCAACCATAAATGTCATAGCATCACACAAGACCTTTGAAAGTaggaaaacattgtacatgtaactatatgAACTACAACCACTGTTTAGTTTGAATTATGGAAAGATGTTTGTGGACATGACAATTATGAAATACTAGTGGTGTACAAAGAAGGTGTAAAAGTAACAGTAGCATGGGCATcacaacatttcaaacatttttgatacatgtacattttctatcACTTCACTTTCAATGTTTGTCTTTAATTCAGTGGGAGTTTGATCCCTTGTCAAATCATGCCAAAGACTTTAAACAGTTAAACACACACATTACTGCTACTCCCAATGTAGTGATTGCGTAAGTTTTGTTGACCAAGGTCTTTGATGGGCACTGCCATATGGGTCATGTATGGTGTGGGGGGACTTATGAATCTTATGACATATCAGTGTGTGATTTTGCTCTTACCTGCTCCTCGGGCAAGTCCCCCTCAATGAGCACATCGATGAAGAGTTGCTCCTGGGGTGGGGGAGGGTTCTCTCGACGGTACTTTACTACCCTACGAATGGTAGTGTGTAACTTTCCCAGTGCTGATTAAGGAAAAAACACCACATAAAATGTTGAATGGAAGTTAGGTCAAGGATTGGAAAAAATGCACCTAAAAGCAGCTACTCAAAATAGAACATTATtaaacagggggcggggcttcaaGATTTTTTATGCTATCATTGATTTAACAGCTAATTGTGATTAAAAGGTCATCAGAACAATTGATAGAACAAAGATGTTGAAAAGTGACACCTTCTTGGAACTTTTTCTCCCTGGGACTTCCTTCCGTAGGATAACTTCCCTTGACCCTCTCCTCCATATCATTCCAGCACTGGAGAGATAAGAAAGAAACTTTCAACACATGATGGACACTCATCGACAAAGGGATATTCCATTCTATAAACTCAAAAGCCTGTAAGAAACATCTGTAAAGGACTGAGATATGCTCAAGATCGGTTTGTTTATGACACATCCTAATTCTTTTTCATGAACTAAGTCTTATAGAAAATTCATTTCATAACGACTTTAACCAACACAGACAAACTTTCATGCaaaattctttatttctttcttaGCATTTAAAGAAATTCTGTCTACTCACAATGTCATCGTTCCTGCCGAACTGAACACACTCCTTCTCATCCTTGAAGGAGTCACCAAAGGAGCTACGagtgatcgccttcatagccaggGCTATCATGTGTGCGTGGAGGGGGATGTGCTGATCACCCTCCATAGTCTCCCATTTCTTAGCCATCTCTTGCCCCAACTGCAAAATAGATGTCATTGGTTTGTCTCTTTGTATTTCATACCAGGTAACCTGcctcatggcataacacaccaggtttgtgctgaagagtacaagctgcatatccaaaAATATTCAATTGATCCAATCACACTGTGATGGACCCCCACTCatattgatacatgtaggtatagtgggttcttttatgtgctcaAAACATGGCTCTCCTCAAAGCTACTTACATATTTAACTTTGTAAGAATGTACAGTAAGTCGTCAATATTCATATTATTACCTCTTGGAAGATGCTGTAATAATGTTTCATGGCCTCATGCCCAAAGCTGGGGTCATACAGCTTCCTCCTGGTCATACCATCCACATGGTTAGCATACTGGATAGACATGGCACCAATCAGAGGCTCAAACCCCTTAAAAAGCAGAGCTGGAAGAATTTAACAGAACGTTAACATTTGATAGAAAGAACCATCATACAGTGTATGACATAATGATATTAGAAATGACCCCGAGGATCATTCCATTTTCATACGATTGTATATTGTTTCTCACGTTAAAAAAAGTAATTGttggtattacatgtactgcatAAAATTTCACATTCAATCCTGGAAATGCATGTAAAATGCTGATATACTCAAATGTCATTAGATCACTGCTTGTACAAACATTTTAAGGTAGaacttccttccttcatttatCCATCCACTGATCCATCCATCTTCCTTTTTCCcatctttcctttcctttcttctttgcttcattatttctttattgctTTTCATTATTTTCCCTTAATTgcttgattggttggttggttgatgattcattcattcattcattcattcattcattcattcattcattcattcattcaacgattcattcacccattcattcattcattcatattcattatATCTTATGCTAGCCTCCAACCAAGGGCTAAAATTGAATccgtaagaaaggagtagaaacagaaagaaacaacatgccgacactCGGGTTGAAATCGGGCCagcagatcacaaacccagcagCGTAACCACTACGCCAGAAAAAGCTGATCAGCCAATTGGCGTGGCTGTTTGGCACTACttaaacccccccccccccccactgttacaaatcTTTGAATTTAAGCCTCACGTGGCCTGTCAAAGATGCGTTCATGTTGTTTCCAGAGTTCCGGCGCCCCCAGACTGACCACCAGCTGCTGCCCCCACCAGAAGGAGGCAATGTCTCCGTACTCTGCATGGAGCTTCAGTAGGAACTCATGCAGAGCGCCTGCCCTGCCTACATCACCCAGGTTACCATCCCTGTAATTACGTTAAgatacatgttaaacatttaaaCAGAGATACTCCGTACTCTGCATGGAGCTTCAGTAGGAACTCATGCAGACTGCCTGCCCTGCCTACGTCACCCAGGTTACCatccctgtaatgcattacatTAAGATACATGTTAAACGGAGGAGCAACAGTGGGCTGTAACCCGCCTTCCAGCTCCTGATCGCGGGGTCACCAGTGCGGGGGCACTACAGTCTGCGGTTCaggtaaattaaacaattacaaCAAAGATAGCTAATGCTATGCCTCGAAGAAATAAGGCTTTCATGTTACAATTAAACCGTAATGAAGCAACTTAGGTGATCAACAGACCTCTACTGAGCTTATTCATCcactataaaatgtatataatgtgaataaatacatatatgtatatagatatataacgttagctatATTCTTGACGCTATATTTTATAATATGAAGTTTTAATCTCACTTTGGGTCTGATGGCTCTAATCCTGGGATGGTGGTGATTTTATTTAAGCCCtgtgaaaaacaacaataaaattatGATCAAATGCACATGTTGTCAAAGTCTGAATTGCAATTACATAACGTTAACGGTAGCCACTATTACACATATTTCGTTAGCTCGCTTAAACGTTTggaaaaataattcaaaacataCCGGGTACAGATACAACACGGTAGCTATCAGAAAGACCACAAACGTGATGACAAAAATTGCGTAGTCCAACATCTTGACAACCAAATTCTGTCCAAATTTGGAGAACGCTTTTAAGGAAGAAACTCCAGAAGAACTGCCAGGTGATAGGGACACGTCTTCGAGCCGTGCAACACACTGAAGTAAATAAATAAGATATCAATCCGAGCATTGGTGGATATAAAAAATAGTGCTAATGTCAGTACACATACTCGCCAAATATGGAAATCTTTCATCCTACAAATAGAATAGATGTAAATAAAAGCATaaagtagtaaaattttaacaaaccgGATGATTTACTCATCAAAATCTTAGCTGAACAATGTGAAGCGCAATGATATGCAGTATACCCGCTATTTGCAAAGGTGAAATTTATTAAGCGGAAGCAATTTGGTGGAAGGTTGCGGGTGAACTTTAAAGGTCGTAAGTTCTACATGTGTGTtgaggtctcataacacagtaattatccgcgacccccgtccaaAAGCATTGAATGTTTCTAATATGTGTGTTGTAAAACTATTGATCGTTTGCTTGTTTCCCGTTTCAAAGGTGATCTAGGTCTAAGTAGCGCAAATGTTACTTATTGTACGAAAGTAGCGGGGTTCCAGTGCTGGCTCCCGTTTTAATTTCGAGGTCGGGCCCTCCAGCTCATAAAACCGACGCCACTAATAGTAGGTTTGGAACCGTTGGATTGGTAAGTTGGTGGCGCTTGATCCCCACTGTTATAAACGGTTTAATATAAGGAAGAGTTCATCATCGGTCAAGTAGTGGTGTACTGGATCGGTCTTCTCATCGCCACCGCCCTCTCCTACTACCTACACTTCGGAACCGTCCCGTCCTCCAGGCCGAGAAAGTCATTGAAGACTACCATAAGTAAACGGagaaacatagaaaaaaattcttacgcTGTCAGTGATTAGTTATATAACATTTAAGTAGAGGGTTGAAGGATGATTTGACAAACATCATCTTATTTTGGGTGCTGGGATGGGCCCGTATCTGATGTAAACctcaagtacaaatgtacaatgtttgcTGACACTCTTCTTGAAGACTATAACAGTTTAAGTTGGTATAATGCACTTCACTACAGTAGTGTACTGTACACATTTACTTGCCCGGTAACCAATTACTATGGTGAGCTGGCCGGTAACCTGCAGCTGTACGGTGATGTTGGGACTGTTGCCCTCCCGACCAGTTCAGTAGTGTACATCGGGGTTTCTTTATGTGGCTGGTATAATTTTTTTAGAGGCGGCAGTAGTTAGAAAGGCCCACTGTTACGTTATATATAAAcggacagaagaagaagaatacttAGTAGAACTGGGACCTGCAATGCACCAGCCCCTTGAGAATGGTTGTCACTTGATGATCCCACATATAttaacattatgtatatattttggtTGTTTGTAAGGCTATTATATCTGTGAAGTTCAAAAACAGATTCTATTTCTAGATGGTGCAAAATAAATCATGATCATTGTAGGCAGAATACTTCACAGCTTTAATCTGAAAGTTATCCCTTCAATGATCACACATTGTCCCTCTATAAATATCAGCACAAGTTCAGCTGTAACTCATTTCGTTTTTCATTGGCAATCATACAGCTCCTGTATTTACCTAATGATACACATTTAACCTTAGAACTCCCCTTGCCAATGACATGTTTGATAGTCAGGGGAACATAAGCACTGCACCCACATACTCCTCCTACACCTGGGAACAGATCCTGTAACAGGTGGAAAATTCAGATTGACCTTAGGCTCTCACTGTGACTTGTCTGACTATGCTTTCAATGCGCCTTAGTAACTTAGTTGGTTCATTTTTACATCACATTTTCTGAAACAGCCCACTGTCACACTACTTGGTACTCCATTCCATTGCATTCCTCTATTCTATTTTtccagaaacaaaaaaaaactgacatacTTCCAGAATACATAGCCAAACACCTCCAACCCATCAAAAAGAGTGTGGGTGATCTTGTGGTTTCCTGAAAACGTGAGCTGTGGCAAGGCTGTATCATACTGCACTACTAGGTTAGAAAAAGTATCTTTGTCCTCAGTGTGAGATTGGCTGCTTTACCCTTCTTACCTGATG
Coding sequences within it:
- the LOC118424355 gene encoding cytochrome P450 20A1-like encodes the protein MLDYAIFVITFVVFLIATVLYLYPGLNKITTIPGLEPSDPKDGNLGDVGRAGALHEFLLKLHAEYGDIASFWWGQQLVVSLGAPELWKQHERIFDRPPLLFKGFEPLIGAMSIQYANHVDGMTRRKLYDPSFGHEAMKHYYSIFQELGQEMAKKWETMEGDQHIPLHAHMIALAMKAITRSSFGDSFKDEKECVQFGRNDDICWNDMEERVKGSYPTEGSPREKKFQEALGKLHTTIRRVVKYRRENPPPPQEQLFIDVLIEGDLPEEQVLCDAMTFMVGGFHTSGNLLTWALYFIATHEEVEEKLYQELSDVLGKKGEVTPDNISQLVYLRQVLDESLRCAVITPWGARYMDLDAEIGGHIVPAKTPVIHAFGVVLQDERIWPEPNK
- the LOC118423859 gene encoding aquaporin-12-like isoform X1, which gives rise to MSLALSLAILVTTFVACKVARLLLKSAVSPTVYGFINEAISAFQVSFCVAENDFIATNYGMYAAATILPFLIVSYAFSFDGAKTNPCGVFEDFLSGKNKLVCLGKLVLQLVGATLAPKAAYLLWTIELSPAHALKAQQDVCVSVLNTGMAAGMFAEGLATFLTRWGSWKLRDFGVNYDIYLGAALSTCVVLAGASWTGMMFNPALAVSMTYGCKGESIIDHVVVYWIGPLIATALSYFLHFGTVPVLQAEKVKTT